One stretch of Burkholderia oklahomensis C6786 DNA includes these proteins:
- a CDS encoding aspartate aminotransferase family protein — translation MEIRHGVNLARARALLAHERDAFERAMPKSRALSAEAAQHLLFGVPLHWMRDWSTPFSLYVDHARGAHFTDVDGHRYVDFCLGDTGAMFGHAPEPVARALAEQATRGYTTMLPSEDAAWVGAELARRFRLPYWQFALSASDANRFVLRWARAATGRKHIVVFNGCYHGTVDDVFVDLVDGKPAQRDSLLGQAHDLLAYTRVVEFNDLAALEAALEDGDVACVLAEPAMTNIGMVLPDPDFWREARELTRRYGTLLAIDETHTISSGPGGYAVAHGLEPDLLVVGKPIGGGVPCAVYGFSASFAERAQHAKASAPPGHSGIGTTLTANMLAMRAIRATLADVMTDAAYAHMFDLAERLAAGLERVIARRGLPWCVTRIGARTEFQFAPTPPRNGTIAGAQLDGELEHIVHLYLLNRGVLITPFHNMMLACPATTKDDVDRLIAAFDACVGEMA, via the coding sequence TTGGAGATCCGCCACGGAGTCAACCTGGCGCGCGCCCGCGCGCTCCTCGCACACGAACGCGACGCCTTCGAACGGGCGATGCCGAAGTCGCGCGCACTTTCCGCCGAAGCGGCGCAACACCTGCTGTTCGGCGTGCCGCTGCACTGGATGCGCGACTGGTCGACGCCGTTCTCGCTGTACGTCGATCACGCGCGCGGCGCGCATTTCACCGACGTCGACGGCCATCGCTACGTCGACTTCTGCCTCGGCGACACGGGCGCGATGTTCGGCCACGCGCCCGAGCCCGTCGCGCGCGCGCTCGCCGAGCAGGCGACGCGCGGCTACACGACGATGCTGCCGAGCGAGGATGCCGCGTGGGTCGGCGCGGAGCTCGCGCGCCGCTTCCGGCTGCCATACTGGCAATTCGCGCTGAGCGCGAGCGACGCGAACCGCTTCGTGCTGCGCTGGGCGCGCGCGGCGACGGGCCGCAAGCACATCGTCGTGTTCAACGGCTGCTATCACGGCACCGTCGACGACGTGTTCGTCGATCTCGTCGACGGCAAGCCGGCGCAGCGCGACAGCCTGCTCGGCCAGGCGCACGATCTGCTCGCCTACACGCGCGTCGTCGAATTCAACGATCTCGCCGCGCTCGAAGCCGCGCTGGAGGACGGCGACGTCGCGTGCGTGCTCGCCGAGCCGGCGATGACGAACATCGGCATGGTGCTGCCCGATCCCGACTTCTGGCGCGAAGCGCGCGAGCTGACGCGCCGCTACGGCACGCTGCTCGCGATCGACGAGACCCATACGATCAGCAGCGGCCCCGGCGGCTATGCGGTTGCGCACGGGCTGGAGCCGGATCTGCTCGTCGTCGGCAAGCCGATCGGCGGCGGCGTGCCGTGCGCGGTGTACGGCTTCAGCGCGTCGTTCGCCGAGCGCGCGCAGCACGCGAAGGCGAGCGCGCCGCCCGGCCACTCCGGGATCGGCACGACGCTGACCGCGAACATGCTCGCGATGCGCGCGATCCGCGCGACGCTCGCCGACGTGATGACGGACGCCGCGTACGCGCACATGTTCGATCTCGCCGAGCGGCTCGCGGCCGGCCTCGAACGCGTGATCGCGCGACGCGGGCTGCCGTGGTGCGTGACGCGGATCGGCGCGCGCACCGAGTTCCAGTTCGCGCCGACGCCGCCGCGCAACGGCACGATCGCCGGCGCGCAGCTCGACGGCGAACTCGAGCACATCGTGCATCTGTATCTGCTGAACCGCGGCGTGCTGATCACGCCGTTCCACAACATGATGCTGGCGTGCCCGGCAACGACGAAGGACGACGTCGATCGGCTGATCGCGGCGTTCGACGCGTGCGTCGGCGAGATGGCGTGA
- a CDS encoding cytochrome P460 family protein, which translates to MRSLRRYRAVFEGALLLLVAHGGGVLAGAPAPAASPIYGVTIPDGYRKWEMIAPAEEAAPLDELRVVLGNPAAVKAIERATLPFPDGAVLVKLAYKRKPSVEFAPATVPGPATTVQVMVKDSRRYASTGGWGFGRFVNGAPADEAQHRTCFACHQARVKDRDFVFTRFAP; encoded by the coding sequence ATGAGAAGTCTCCGAAGGTATCGCGCCGTCTTCGAAGGCGCGCTTCTGCTCCTCGTGGCGCACGGCGGGGGCGTGCTCGCGGGCGCTCCGGCGCCTGCCGCGTCGCCGATCTACGGCGTGACGATTCCCGACGGCTACCGCAAGTGGGAGATGATCGCGCCGGCCGAGGAGGCCGCGCCGCTGGACGAGTTGCGCGTGGTTCTGGGCAATCCCGCCGCCGTGAAGGCGATCGAGCGTGCGACGCTGCCGTTTCCGGACGGCGCCGTTCTCGTGAAGCTCGCGTACAAAAGGAAGCCGTCCGTCGAATTCGCACCTGCGACAGTGCCGGGGCCGGCGACGACGGTGCAGGTGATGGTCAAGGATTCGCGCCGGTATGCGTCGACGGGCGGCTGGGGCTTCGGCCGCTTCGTCAACGGCGCGCCGGCGGACGAAGCGCAGCATCGGACCTGCTTCGCTTGCCATCAGGCTCGCGTGAAAGACCGCGATTTTGTCTTTACGCGGTTCGCGCCGTAG
- a CDS encoding efflux transporter outer membrane subunit, with protein MRLTPFRPARFAAALAAGACAIALTACTAVGPDYRPPRPSHPSDWTERGDGAVRAGPAQLQDWWRAFRDPLLDKLIAQAIEGNQDLAIARQRLLQARAERDQIASRLGPTVSASGTAEALRSSRALDWPPGIGQSRTYRLGFDASWELDLFGGARRAIESADAQVDAIDEDRHAILVSLLAELASDYAELRASQARLQIATDNVASLDATRRLTERSERRGLGTSFEVAQARAELKLAQAALPPLQANVARLTHAIGVLTGGFPGELRDALSAPGATLPAAPRLPVTLPSDMIGERPDVRAAERRFAAATAQIGVARAAQFPHFAIPLSLGTTASLVQDLFTSANVAWSVALEGTQTLYDGGRAKAGVSAARAAAEAARIAYAQRVRVAFREVEDALTAIYAERDRQAALVAAVGSSQDAQSRATRLYRNGLNEYLSVLIAQRATYRARDALALSRLARVQGVIALYKALGAGWRQDAPVAQADGPPQRRAR; from the coding sequence ATGCGGCTCACTCCTTTTCGTCCGGCACGATTCGCCGCCGCGCTCGCGGCCGGCGCCTGCGCGATCGCGCTCACCGCGTGCACGGCGGTCGGCCCCGACTACCGGCCGCCGCGGCCGTCGCATCCGTCCGACTGGACCGAGCGCGGCGACGGCGCCGTGCGAGCCGGTCCCGCGCAATTGCAGGACTGGTGGCGCGCGTTCCGCGATCCGCTGCTCGACAAGCTGATCGCGCAGGCGATCGAAGGCAACCAGGATCTCGCGATCGCGCGCCAGCGGCTGCTGCAGGCGCGCGCCGAGCGCGACCAGATCGCGAGCCGGCTCGGCCCGACCGTCTCCGCGAGCGGCACCGCCGAAGCGCTGCGCTCGTCGCGCGCGCTCGACTGGCCGCCGGGCATCGGGCAATCGCGCACGTACCGGCTCGGCTTCGACGCGTCGTGGGAGCTCGACCTCTTCGGCGGCGCGCGGCGCGCGATCGAATCGGCGGATGCGCAGGTCGACGCGATCGACGAGGATCGCCACGCGATTCTCGTGAGCCTGCTCGCCGAGCTTGCTTCGGATTACGCGGAGCTGCGCGCGAGCCAGGCGCGGCTGCAGATCGCGACCGACAACGTCGCGAGCCTCGACGCAACGCGGCGGCTGACCGAGCGCTCGGAACGGCGCGGACTCGGCACGTCGTTCGAGGTCGCGCAGGCGCGCGCCGAGCTCAAGCTCGCGCAGGCCGCGCTGCCGCCGCTGCAGGCGAACGTCGCGCGGCTCACGCACGCGATCGGCGTGCTGACGGGCGGCTTTCCCGGCGAACTGCGCGACGCACTGAGCGCGCCCGGCGCGACGCTGCCCGCCGCACCGCGGTTGCCCGTCACGCTGCCGTCGGACATGATCGGCGAGCGGCCGGACGTCCGCGCCGCCGAACGGCGCTTCGCGGCCGCGACCGCGCAGATCGGCGTCGCGCGCGCCGCGCAATTCCCGCATTTCGCGATTCCGTTGAGCCTCGGCACGACCGCGAGCCTCGTGCAGGACCTGTTCACGAGCGCGAACGTCGCGTGGTCCGTCGCGCTCGAAGGCACGCAGACGCTCTACGACGGCGGCCGCGCGAAGGCGGGCGTCAGCGCCGCGCGAGCCGCGGCCGAAGCCGCGCGAATCGCTTATGCGCAGCGCGTCCGCGTCGCGTTCCGCGAGGTCGAAGACGCGCTGACCGCGATCTATGCCGAGCGCGACCGGCAAGCGGCGCTCGTCGCGGCGGTCGGCAGCAGCCAGGACGCGCAGTCGCGCGCGACGCGGCTCTACCGCAACGGCTTGAACGAATACCTGTCGGTGCTCATCGCGCAGCGCGCGACGTACCGCGCTCGCGACGCGCTCGCGTTGAGCCGGCTCGCGCGGGTGCAAGGCGTGATCGCGCTGTACAAGGCGCTCGGCGCGGGCTGGCGGCAAGACGCGCCGGTCGCGCAAGCCGACGGCCCGCCGCAGAGGCGCGCGCGTTGA
- a CDS encoding LysR family transcriptional regulator: MAPDLNLLISLDALLEEGSVVGAARRMNLSPPAMSRTLARIRETVGDPIFVQAGRKMVPTPRALALRGVVRETVERASQLLAPSAEVDLRTLDKQFNVRANDIFVGMHSGRLLEEMERGMPRAMLRFTPEEDDIDDDALRSGRIDLFISASRRLGPEIRVQPLFTTTFVGLARSDHPIFDDDITPERFARWPHIGVSRRGKSSGPVDTALAERGLRRHVSLVVPTPYAAVFALQASDLILPLPEHLARGAVQAGLGVRTFELPVPLETVLITQAWHPRVQSDPAHQWLRRVVRGLCTGQTALQPAHA, encoded by the coding sequence ATGGCACCTGACCTGAATCTGCTGATTTCGCTCGACGCGCTGCTCGAAGAAGGCAGCGTCGTCGGCGCCGCGCGCCGCATGAATCTCAGCCCGCCCGCGATGAGCCGCACCCTCGCGCGCATTCGCGAAACCGTCGGCGATCCGATCTTCGTCCAGGCCGGCCGCAAGATGGTGCCGACGCCGCGCGCACTCGCGCTGCGCGGCGTCGTGCGCGAGACGGTCGAGCGCGCGTCGCAACTGCTCGCGCCGAGCGCCGAAGTCGATTTGCGCACGCTCGACAAGCAGTTCAACGTGCGCGCGAACGATATCTTCGTCGGCATGCACAGCGGCCGGCTGCTCGAGGAGATGGAGCGCGGGATGCCGCGTGCGATGCTGCGCTTCACGCCCGAGGAAGACGACATCGACGACGACGCGCTGCGCAGCGGCCGCATCGATCTGTTCATCAGCGCGTCGCGGCGCCTCGGGCCCGAAATCCGCGTGCAGCCGCTCTTCACGACGACGTTCGTCGGGCTCGCGCGCAGCGATCATCCGATCTTCGACGACGACATCACGCCCGAGCGCTTCGCGCGCTGGCCGCACATCGGCGTGTCGCGGCGCGGCAAGTCGTCCGGGCCGGTCGACACCGCGCTCGCCGAGCGCGGGCTGAGGCGCCACGTGTCGCTCGTCGTGCCGACGCCGTACGCGGCGGTCTTCGCGCTGCAGGCGTCGGACCTGATCCTGCCGCTGCCCGAGCATCTCGCGCGCGGCGCGGTGCAGGCGGGGCTCGGCGTGCGCACGTTCGAGCTGCCGGTGCCGCTCGAGACGGTGCTGATCACGCAGGCGTGGCATCCGCGCGTTCAGAGCGACCCCGCGCACCAATGGCTGCGCCGCGTCGTGCGCGGGCTGTGCACCGGCCAGACGGCGTTGCAGCCGGCGCACGCGTAA
- a CDS encoding transcriptional regulator: protein MPTLEEKAAFAERLKFALQRSPEKIAGATALALHFNLRHRGEHPISPQTAHKWLTGRTIPTPDKLRTLAGWLRVDLHWLHYGPPPGAPGGKTSGPLRRDEKYAPTPETIELASKIEALSPHQRYLMQELIEHFYGDPSKRR, encoded by the coding sequence ATGCCGACGCTCGAAGAAAAAGCGGCGTTCGCAGAACGCCTGAAATTCGCCCTGCAGCGCAGTCCGGAAAAAATCGCCGGTGCGACCGCCCTCGCGCTGCATTTCAATCTGCGGCATCGCGGCGAGCATCCGATTTCGCCGCAGACCGCGCACAAATGGCTGACGGGCCGCACGATCCCGACGCCGGACAAACTGCGCACGCTCGCCGGCTGGCTGCGCGTCGACCTGCACTGGCTTCATTACGGCCCGCCGCCCGGCGCGCCCGGCGGCAAGACGTCGGGGCCGCTGCGACGCGACGAGAAATATGCGCCGACGCCCGAGACGATCGAACTCGCGTCGAAAATCGAGGCGCTGTCGCCGCATCAGCGCTATTTGATGCAGGAACTGATCGAGCATTTTTACGGCGATCCGTCGAAACGCCGCTGA
- a CDS encoding YbdD/YjiX family protein, translating into MFSDLGGELRTAGRYLGQALRLMVGLPDYDGYVAHMRATHPDRPVMSYEEFFRERQNARYGSGAGKCC; encoded by the coding sequence ATGTTTTCCGATCTCGGCGGCGAATTGCGCACGGCAGGCCGTTATCTGGGGCAGGCGCTGCGGCTGATGGTCGGCCTGCCCGACTACGACGGCTACGTCGCGCACATGCGCGCGACGCATCCCGATCGCCCGGTGATGTCGTACGAGGAATTTTTCCGCGAACGGCAGAACGCGCGGTACGGTTCGGGGGCGGGGAAGTGCTGCTGA
- a CDS encoding FUSC family protein, with translation MRDAADQTAAVAAAPGRVSRAAAALVARIDLFTARGAYIARSIVAAALALGVAYLLELETPYSAASTVLLVINPVQGAVIGKGVWRVVGTIAGMLVAFVLMGLFAQKPLLFILGFGFWLGLCVAGMTLLRHFRASGTVVAGYTIGLATYGAMQRPALTFEHVIGRGSTVVIGVLCLSLVSMLLSTRDVRAKLEALVTRLAAAVARAVAAQRGGIAAAPGDDKRLALLADIYGIDDLLALGKAESEDLAQRAMAVRHGMASLFGALAGGAPPLPADSPSARAIASLQPRLEAAWQAAADALADGPGGTARAVALLGAARARFQTALAEIAFADPRDEAALLIAGERLLEQIDDYLAALRGLAELQRPRPYGKPAPVRFHRDVRSAVQNGVRSMCAIVITGAIWIATGWDQGDMMLLVVAPYCALLATAGNPAAGAKEFIKGTVVAAPAAFVCAFGILPRIEGFPLLAVTLALFWLPGIYATSVPKTALAGLAYLVAFNTLNAAANPFHPDVGLFFNQSVAWLLATFITLLTFQLILPRNLAADIARLRRTVRDDALALLADKRPAASEWQQRQQHRIAQLGALLKSQPAAMTQAAVEGLAALHVGKELLRIRRFVARDDLPAPALDCARAGLARLARRAAEPARAAMHARRAARAIARLVTAHPGHDAELKRLMAAFADVYVLLHTHAAYFTPAPETPRRAQ, from the coding sequence GTGCGTGACGCAGCAGATCAGACGGCCGCCGTCGCGGCGGCGCCCGGACGCGTGAGCCGAGCGGCGGCGGCGCTCGTCGCGCGCATCGACCTGTTCACGGCGCGCGGCGCCTATATCGCACGCTCGATCGTCGCGGCCGCGCTCGCGCTCGGCGTCGCGTATCTGCTGGAGCTGGAAACGCCGTACTCGGCCGCGTCGACCGTGCTGCTCGTGATCAATCCCGTGCAAGGCGCGGTGATCGGCAAGGGTGTGTGGCGCGTCGTCGGCACGATCGCCGGGATGCTCGTCGCGTTCGTGCTGATGGGACTGTTCGCGCAGAAGCCGCTGCTGTTCATTCTCGGCTTCGGCTTCTGGCTCGGTCTGTGCGTCGCCGGCATGACGCTGTTGCGGCACTTCCGCGCGTCGGGCACGGTGGTCGCCGGCTATACGATCGGGCTCGCGACGTACGGCGCGATGCAGCGCCCCGCGCTGACCTTCGAGCACGTGATCGGCCGCGGCTCGACGGTCGTGATCGGCGTGCTGTGCCTGAGCCTCGTGTCGATGCTGCTCAGCACGCGCGACGTCCGCGCGAAGCTCGAAGCGCTGGTGACGCGGCTCGCCGCCGCCGTCGCGCGCGCGGTCGCCGCGCAGCGCGGCGGCATCGCGGCCGCGCCCGGCGACGACAAGCGGCTCGCGCTGCTTGCCGACATCTATGGGATCGACGATCTGCTCGCGCTCGGCAAGGCCGAATCCGAGGATCTCGCGCAGCGCGCGATGGCCGTGCGGCACGGCATGGCGTCGCTGTTCGGCGCGCTCGCGGGCGGCGCGCCGCCGCTGCCCGCCGACAGTCCGAGCGCGCGCGCGATCGCGAGCCTGCAGCCGCGGCTCGAAGCGGCATGGCAAGCCGCCGCCGATGCGCTCGCCGACGGTCCCGGCGGCACCGCGCGCGCGGTCGCGCTGCTCGGCGCGGCGCGCGCGCGCTTCCAGACCGCGCTCGCCGAGATCGCGTTCGCCGATCCGCGCGACGAAGCCGCGCTGCTGATCGCGGGCGAGCGCCTGCTCGAACAGATCGACGACTATCTCGCCGCGCTGCGCGGCCTCGCCGAGCTGCAAAGACCGCGGCCATACGGCAAGCCCGCGCCGGTGCGCTTTCACCGCGACGTACGCTCGGCCGTGCAGAACGGCGTGCGTTCGATGTGCGCGATCGTGATCACCGGCGCGATCTGGATCGCGACCGGCTGGGATCAGGGCGACATGATGCTGCTCGTCGTCGCGCCGTATTGCGCGCTGCTCGCGACGGCCGGCAATCCCGCCGCGGGCGCGAAGGAATTCATCAAGGGCACGGTCGTCGCGGCGCCCGCCGCGTTCGTCTGCGCGTTCGGCATCCTGCCGCGCATCGAGGGTTTCCCGCTCCTCGCCGTCACGCTCGCGCTGTTCTGGCTGCCCGGCATCTACGCGACGAGCGTGCCGAAGACGGCGCTCGCGGGCCTCGCCTATCTCGTCGCGTTCAACACGCTGAACGCGGCGGCCAATCCGTTCCATCCGGACGTCGGCCTGTTCTTCAATCAATCGGTCGCATGGCTGCTCGCAACGTTCATCACGCTGCTCACGTTCCAGCTCATCCTGCCGCGCAATCTCGCCGCCGACATCGCGCGGCTGCGCCGCACGGTCCGCGACGACGCGCTCGCGCTGCTCGCCGACAAGCGTCCGGCGGCGTCCGAGTGGCAGCAGCGGCAGCAGCACCGGATCGCGCAGCTCGGCGCGCTCTTGAAGAGCCAGCCGGCCGCGATGACGCAGGCGGCCGTCGAAGGCCTCGCGGCGCTGCACGTCGGCAAGGAATTGCTGCGGATCCGCCGCTTCGTCGCGCGCGACGATCTGCCCGCGCCTGCGCTCGATTGCGCGCGCGCCGGTCTCGCACGGCTCGCTCGCCGCGCCGCCGAACCCGCGCGCGCCGCGATGCACGCACGCCGCGCCGCGCGCGCGATCGCCCGGCTCGTCACGGCGCATCCCGGCCACGACGCCGAATTGAAACGGCTGATGGCCGCGTTCGCCGACGTGTACGTGCTGCTGCACACGCACGCCGCGTACTTCACCCCCGCTCCGGAGACGCCTCGCCGTGCTCAGTGA
- a CDS encoding HlyD family secretion protein — MSLKPLTRSLLTLVAVGLAIALVAALWHAYVLAPWTRDGRVSAHVVRIAPEVSGTVIEVAVVDNQRVSKGDVLYRIDPQRFALAVEQAEAQVAATAEAMRQKNDEARRRTGLDDLVPKEDIQRSNRAVSIAQAEHRKALAAREVAKLDLERATLRSPVDGYVTHLRLRHGDYAVAGKPDISVLDAHSFWITGYFEETKLRRIAAGAPAQIKLMGFDPLLSGHVTSIGRGIADENGNLDELGLPTVNPTFSWVRLAQRIPVRIELDHVPAGVLLAAGMTCSVEIGESGRRATPRGRLASWLRTLM; from the coding sequence ATGTCGCTCAAACCCTTGACCCGTTCCCTGTTGACGCTCGTCGCGGTCGGCCTCGCGATCGCGCTCGTCGCCGCACTCTGGCACGCGTACGTGCTCGCCCCCTGGACCCGCGACGGCCGCGTCAGCGCGCACGTCGTGCGGATCGCGCCGGAAGTGTCGGGGACCGTGATCGAAGTCGCGGTCGTCGACAATCAGCGCGTGTCGAAAGGCGACGTGCTGTACCGGATCGATCCGCAGCGCTTCGCGCTCGCGGTCGAGCAGGCCGAGGCGCAGGTCGCCGCGACCGCCGAGGCGATGCGGCAAAAGAACGACGAGGCGCGCCGCCGCACCGGCCTCGACGATCTCGTGCCGAAAGAGGACATTCAGCGTTCGAACCGCGCGGTGTCGATCGCGCAGGCCGAGCATCGGAAGGCGCTCGCCGCGCGCGAAGTGGCGAAGCTCGATCTCGAACGCGCGACGCTGCGCTCGCCGGTCGACGGCTACGTCACGCATCTGCGCCTGCGCCACGGCGATTACGCGGTCGCGGGCAAGCCGGACATCTCGGTGCTCGATGCGCACAGCTTCTGGATCACCGGCTACTTCGAGGAGACGAAGCTGCGCCGCATCGCCGCGGGTGCGCCCGCGCAGATCAAGCTGATGGGCTTCGATCCGCTGCTGAGCGGCCACGTGACGAGCATCGGCCGCGGCATCGCCGACGAGAACGGCAACCTCGACGAGCTCGGGCTGCCGACCGTCAATCCGACGTTCAGCTGGGTGCGGCTCGCGCAGCGGATTCCGGTGCGCATCGAGCTCGATCACGTGCCGGCCGGCGTGCTGCTCGCGGCCGGCATGACCTGCAGCGTCGAGATCGGCGAGTCCGGCCGCCGCGCGACGCCGCGCGGCCGGCTCGCGTCCTGGCTGCGCACGTTGATGTAG
- a CDS encoding carbon starvation CstA family protein, whose amino-acid sequence MNRASSYLLWIAVALLGAFAFGTIALAHGERVSALWIVIAAVCVYLIAYRFYSRFIASKVVQLDGLRMTPAVKFNDGLDYVPTNKYVLFGHHFAAIAGAGPLVGPVLAAQMGYTPGMLWILAGVVFAGAVQDFIVLFISTRRDGRSLGDLVKMELGTVPGVIALFGAFLIMVIILAVLALIVVKALTNSPWGTFTVAATIPIALFMGVYTRYIRPGRIGEVSIIGFVLLMASIAYGQHVHDSPALAAWFTFSGTELTWILIGYGFVASVLPVWLLLAPRDYLSTFLKIGTIVGLAIGILIVAPELKMPALTRFVDGTGPVWSGNLFPFLFITIACGAVSGFHSLIASGTTPKLLDNETNARFIGYGAMLMESFVAIMALVAACVIEPGVYFAMNAPAAVLGTTPEAVAQTVTQWGFMLTPDMLTETAKAVGETTIIARAGGAPTLAVGMAQILHQVIGGQAMMAFWYHFAILFEALFILTAVDAGTRAGRFMLQDLLGTFHPALKRTESLPANLIATALCVAAWGYFLYQGVVDPLGGINTLWPLFGISNQMLAAIALVLGTVVLFKMKRERYAWVTIVPTAWLLICTLTAGWQKVFDANPKVSFLAHAAKLQAAAAEGKVLAPAKSLAQMQRIIFNDYVDAALAGLFILVVVSIAVYGVIAVVRARRVEQPTSRETPYEPMPAAQALGSGR is encoded by the coding sequence ATGAATCGGGCTTCCAGTTATCTGCTCTGGATCGCAGTCGCGCTGCTCGGCGCGTTCGCATTCGGCACGATCGCGCTTGCGCACGGCGAGCGGGTCAGCGCGCTGTGGATCGTGATCGCCGCCGTTTGCGTGTATTTGATCGCGTACCGCTTCTACAGCCGCTTCATCGCGAGCAAGGTCGTCCAGCTCGACGGCCTGCGGATGACGCCCGCCGTCAAGTTCAACGACGGCCTCGACTACGTGCCGACCAACAAGTACGTGCTGTTCGGCCACCACTTCGCCGCGATCGCCGGCGCCGGGCCGCTCGTCGGCCCCGTGCTCGCCGCGCAGATGGGCTACACGCCGGGGATGCTGTGGATTCTCGCGGGCGTCGTGTTCGCGGGCGCGGTGCAGGATTTCATCGTGCTGTTCATCTCGACGCGCCGCGACGGCCGCTCGCTCGGCGATCTCGTCAAGATGGAGCTCGGCACGGTGCCCGGCGTGATCGCGCTGTTCGGCGCGTTCCTGATCATGGTGATCATCCTCGCGGTGCTCGCGCTGATCGTCGTGAAGGCGCTGACCAATTCGCCGTGGGGCACGTTCACCGTCGCCGCGACGATTCCGATCGCGCTGTTCATGGGCGTCTACACGCGCTACATCCGGCCCGGCCGGATCGGCGAAGTGTCGATCATCGGCTTCGTGCTGCTGATGGCGTCGATCGCGTACGGCCAGCACGTGCACGATTCGCCGGCGCTCGCCGCGTGGTTCACGTTCAGCGGCACCGAGCTCACGTGGATCCTGATCGGCTACGGCTTCGTCGCGTCGGTGCTGCCGGTGTGGCTGCTGCTCGCGCCGCGCGATTACCTGTCGACGTTCCTGAAGATCGGCACGATCGTCGGTCTCGCGATCGGCATCCTGATCGTCGCGCCCGAGCTGAAAATGCCGGCGCTGACGAGGTTCGTCGACGGCACGGGCCCGGTGTGGTCGGGCAACCTGTTCCCGTTCCTGTTCATCACGATCGCGTGCGGCGCGGTGTCGGGCTTCCATTCGCTGATCGCGTCGGGCACGACGCCGAAGCTGCTCGACAACGAAACCAACGCGCGCTTCATCGGCTACGGCGCGATGCTGATGGAATCGTTCGTCGCGATCATGGCGCTCGTCGCCGCGTGCGTGATCGAGCCGGGCGTCTACTTCGCGATGAACGCGCCCGCGGCCGTGCTCGGCACGACGCCGGAAGCGGTCGCGCAGACCGTCACGCAATGGGGCTTCATGCTGACGCCCGACATGCTGACCGAAACCGCGAAGGCGGTCGGCGAGACGACGATCATCGCGCGCGCCGGCGGCGCGCCGACGCTCGCGGTCGGCATGGCGCAGATTCTGCATCAGGTGATCGGCGGCCAGGCGATGATGGCGTTCTGGTATCACTTCGCGATCCTGTTCGAAGCGCTCTTCATCCTGACCGCGGTCGACGCGGGCACGCGCGCAGGCCGCTTCATGCTGCAGGATCTGCTCGGCACGTTCCATCCAGCGTTGAAGCGCACCGAATCGCTGCCCGCGAACCTGATCGCGACCGCGCTGTGCGTCGCCGCGTGGGGCTACTTCCTGTATCAGGGCGTGGTCGATCCGCTCGGCGGCATCAACACGCTGTGGCCGCTGTTCGGCATCTCGAACCAGATGCTCGCCGCGATCGCGCTCGTGCTCGGCACCGTCGTGCTGTTCAAGATGAAGCGCGAGCGCTATGCATGGGTGACGATCGTGCCGACCGCGTGGCTGCTGATCTGCACGCTGACGGCCGGCTGGCAGAAGGTGTTCGACGCGAATCCGAAGGTCAGCTTCCTCGCGCATGCGGCGAAGCTGCAGGCGGCCGCGGCCGAAGGCAAGGTGCTCGCGCCGGCGAAGTCGCTCGCGCAGATGCAGCGGATCATCTTCAACGACTACGTCGACGCGGCGCTCGCGGGGCTCTTCATTCTCGTCGTCGTGAGCATCGCGGTGTATGGCGTGATCGCGGTCGTGCGCGCGCGGCGCGTCGAGCAGCCGACGTCGCGCGAGACGCCGTACGAGCCGATGCCGGCCGCGCAGGCGCTCGGCAGCGGGCGATAA
- a CDS encoding DUF1656 domain-containing protein, which translates to MLSEFAVAGIYLPPFFVYACVAVPLYMAVRAALARAGLLRRVWHPALFEFAVSLVLVAALVLYL; encoded by the coding sequence GTGCTCAGTGAATTCGCCGTGGCCGGCATCTATCTGCCGCCGTTCTTCGTCTACGCGTGCGTGGCCGTGCCGCTCTACATGGCCGTGCGGGCCGCGCTCGCCCGCGCCGGCCTGCTGCGCCGCGTGTGGCACCCGGCCCTCTTCGAGTTCGCGGTCTCGCTCGTGCTCGTCGCCGCACTGGTTCTTTATCTCTAG